Below is a window of Brassica napus cultivar Da-Ae chromosome A5, Da-Ae, whole genome shotgun sequence DNA.
CATaactataatattaaataaatcattctgtttttttttttgtgactaGAAATTATCTGAAAGTAAACTCCAAATAATGTTTATCAGGTTTCACTTCTTTTACAATATCCAagaacaaaaacattaaaaataatttaataaattattatataatgaaAATTGATCTGGACTGAatctgatttttaaaataaaaacatttcaaaCCAAAATTGATCTGAGCTCAGAGGCGTGCTTACCTTGTTATGAGAAAGGCAACCGTCTTAGACCCCAACTTGTATAACACATTTTAGGGCCCCATTTTAATTCCACTTTAAATTggttatattgtatatataaatttctcttagttttggatttaaacaataatttatttatgctatttagacttatttaatttattctattttaaatttttagatttaatttatCATCTATCTTCATAAAactattactttatttatttaatttttacactctaaactataaatttttagcttgtatgattttatttttattattgtagTAATACATTTATAAGCTTGCCATTTAACATATCAAAATAAgcacatatttaattaaacaattataaaaccCTCATAGATAATTTGTTGCATTTTTGGTTAAATAAACTATGTATTTTGTATTCTTTTAAGAAATAATATGTTCACTTTTTCATATGAacctataaatattaaatacataattttttgtaaagttttatgtaatagatatttattactaattatgAAAACTTTTTTACTCTAGCCTTAGGCCCCCAAACACCTAGGCATGGCACTGTCTGAGCTTATCAACAATTAAAACATGGAATCAAACCAAAgttaagatttaaataatttttcaaactTTCAAATAGTATATGAATTAAGATTTGTTTTAATATGAATTTTGGAGTTATTACTTTCCATGGAAATGGATCAtttaaatctagttttaaactAAAGCTAATTTGAAAATACTATAAAAACAaagctaatatatatatatatatatatatatatatatatgaaaaatcctACTGGTAGTTCCTTAGGGAGATTTATTGAaatgataatttgaagtcatttaatttttattaggtGATTTTAGATGaattagtaatttaaaattattttagttaaaccACCCTGGAAACTTGtatcaaagatttttttttcttaaactaataaattacaataaaacactctaaaataaatagaaaaatcatAAAATGCACAActtgagtattttttttcaataacattcaatttcaaagtattttatcaaataacaaattcaataacacttgaattcaaaagaagtttttaaaatttttgtttgaataaCGTTGAATTTGTCGTTTTAATACAAATATGCTCAAACTCTCAATAGAATATATTTCCTACCTGTATCTCAAATAATTTTTTCGAAATAAATCTAAACTTCATATATAACAAAATGTAatgaattattaatttttggGTTCACTCTTAGGGTGAACCTCTAAGTTCAAAAACCAATGAAAAATTGTCAAATCacattatgtttttaaaatagaacaagattaaaataaataaaaatagtattaattactgaatttttttaatattgttaacATTGCCAGTTAAAACATTAaccataaatcttaaactctaaacattaaaccctaaacctttggataaatcctaaacctttggTGGATAAACCCTAATAGGTGTTTCGGAGGGTTTAAAATGTTCccaaaaatttatagtttacccaaaggtttatGGTTTACCCAAAAGTTTAGGGTAAACCCGaagatttaagatttagagtatagagtttagagtttaggatttcgGGTTTAGGTATTTCCGGAGATTTAgtgtttatccaagggtttaggatataCCCAAAGATCTAGggttagtgtttagtgtttggTGTTTTGGATCtggagtttatgatttaggattTAACTGACTGtgttaataaaactaaaatagtttttttttaaataattactactatttttttattttttagtttttatatttcaaaaatataatgttaCTTCGTAGTTCTTAATACATAATAGATATACTGTGTATGTCTTCTTAAATTTCACTACTAAGATATTAAGATCCATCCCGTTCTTGTTTAAAGGCATTTCAGTGACAACGGTGTCGAGCAAGGAAAGACAATGGAGTTTCATTACACTAAACCCGAATCCACAACCCCCTCTGGCTTACCCGTTGCTGCAGCATTTACAAGTTTTTTCAAGAGCGATTATTTCAAAAACCGACCATCAAAGTCTCAGTACACAAGCCCCCACCAAGTCATATTGTGTCCGGACAACAAGCAAAGTCTGTACTGTCATCTTCTATGCGGTCTTTCCCAAAGAGACGAGGTTGTGAGATTTGGTGCAACTTTTGCTCATGCATTGGTCAGAGCCATTGATTTTCTTGAAAGCAACTGGAAGGAGTTATGTGGTAATATTCGTTTAGGTCATGTTAGCGAGTGGATCACCGACCTGGGTTGCAGAAGCTCTGTTTCAGCTATTATTGGAGGACCTAATCCCGAGTTGGCTGATCTCATTGAACAAGAATGCAGCCACAAGTCATGGGAAGGTATAGTCACACGACTTTGGCCTAAAGCCAAACGTATTGAGTGCGTTCTTACAGGACAAATGGCTCAATACATTCCAATATTAGACTTTTATTGCAACAAACTTCCTCTAGTTTCCACAGTATATGGGTCTTCTGAAAGTATATTTGGGTTTAATGTGGATCCTCTATGCAAACCACAAGATGTGTCCTACACGTTTGTGCCCAACACCTCTTACTTCGAGTTTCTACCTGTTGACCATGAGGGAGACATGACCAGCATTGTCGATCTTGTGAACGTCAAGTTAGGATGCTACTATGAACCTGTGGTCACTTCTTGTTTCGGTCTAAACAGATATCTTATTGGTGATATTCTAGAGGTGACTGGATTTTACAATAACACACCTCAGTTTAGATTCGTACGTCGAAAGAATATGGTTTTAAGTGTAGAAACGGAGACCACAACTGAAGATGACATTTTAAAGGCTTTGGCTCGTGCGACCTTTGTTCTCGAGTCTTCAAATTTAATGTTAATGGACTTCACAAGCTCTGCTGATATCTCTACTTTTCCTGGTCACTATGTTTTTTACTGGGAACTCAAAGGTAAAGAGGTTAATGACgttcttgttcttgatgaaAAAACATTAATGGGTTGTTGTTATGTACTAGAGGAATCATTTGGTTCCACTTATAGACTTAAGAGAAGAACTGGATTAATTGGGGCTTTAGAGATTAGAGTGGTGGAACAAGGAACATTCAATTCTCTCACGGACTATTTCATCTCCCGAGGTAGTTCCAGAGCTCAATATAAGACACCCTTATGCATCAACTCTTCAGAAGCCTCGGCAGTTCTTGAAAATAAGGTTCTTGCTCGATTCCACAGTGAAAAGTCTCCTCCTCTTGACTTATAGTTCTTTGAATTCGATATGCATTCCTGATCTCAAATggttatttttatgaaataaataatttgtagGTCGTATGAAAGATCTTGTAATACTCTGTATTCAGAATTGTTGATTTACATGAATCTCATGCTTTCGTTCATACTAGGTTAAAATCTGCGCATTAGGTTAAGATCCGCTTCTTGCGCAGAAATGAACATTCGGTATACAAATTTTTTATGTGCACTATATTTTGCATATcttacataatataaaatattatatatattgaataattgagAAGcaagtaactattacatatataattaaattgatataaacatataaatcaaaataatcactctttttatttttaatctttttgcaataaataaatcaaaacaatcatattTACCTATTTTCTATAGtatatagttaaatttaaatgatattaacatatatatatatagtgtactTTTAATATGGTTATCTATATCTATTACCTAAGACttcatactcatatgattttacgattatttatatttttatgacaaaaatttaaatagctgaaaataatatatttcaaaattgaaGATTtgacatttaattatttaaagaatattttatgtttaaatattcTAAAGATCTTGTCAAGATGTTGTAAGCAATTTAATTTGTtaatgtttaaatatatttcaatagCACATTTGTGAATACTTGCAAAACAGTAAGAGGACCTCAAAAAAACCttgtgttttaatagtatagacttTACATTGACTTATAGCTTCaatttttataggaaaaaatgATTGCTGACTACATGAAGTATGGACCATCACATGGCTAACCATGCAAACTAAACAAATGTGTACTTAGCTACACGAACTATATATTTTGCATGACAACATCCCTCAACTTTATgatgttatgtagttaacatcacaagtttaattccattcatccAAAAAATGATGTGTATATCAGAGACTGTTTAAATCTCtcgttttatcaattaaaatgtGACGTATCTAAGGGTAATTTACCTAAATTAGATTTTGGCCCATGTTTTAAAGCGTAAGaatctaatttacaaaatctaatttgcaaaatttaacttttaataaaaatctaacttttaattaaaattatgtaatttgtttgattaattgtgtgatatatacttatttgataaaaacaaatattataaaacttcattGATGTCACTTTATTGACTCTTAACATTTTATTTgcttaatacaaaattattaagttaatgaattattttttatattttttcataaacaaaaattCCATTCATTTAAACTTAGTAAAACTTTCACATTAGATTCTTattctttgattatttttattcttaaaagtatgtaatttataattatatacgcaagattatgtttggtttaagttagcgtcatataatttttaagcaAATAAAATACTAGAGTCAGTAAATTGACagcaaataagttttataattaaaaaaattatcaaagaagtatatatatacaattaatcaaacgaactattttttttattaaaagttcataacaaaacagattaaaataattaaaaataaacaaaaaatattaataaaaataaaaataatacaattatatagttttaaaatacactaaaatttaaatgttaaaacactaaaataaaaatgttaaaacactactTATTAAAAGTGTATAACAAAacagattaataaaaataaaaataatacaattatatagttttaaaaatacactaaaataaaaatgttaaaacactacttatcaaaaaatgttaaaacatattgattttgtaaattagattttgttaaaaatatttttacgcTGTTAAAATGTGGGTCAAatctaattttagttaaattatagTCGGATCGGTCATATTTAAAATGTTGAAACAAGATATTTAAACGATCTccaatgttttgaaaaccggaccGGTCACTGACTCAGAAATTATCATTGGGCGACTGGTCGGACCGGTCTAACCGGTTCAACCGGgttttcataattatatatatatatacataaatttagaAACCTTTAgtattataaatgaaaatataattaaataactattaaataaaaatgtttgtgATCACTACTGTTTTTAGGCGTGATCATTATTGTTTATAGTAGTGTATATATAgcttataataaaatgattgaCCATGAATGAACAATAATTTATagtatatatctatctatctatctatctatttattataattttctattttctataataataaagcAGAGTTTTCTCTCAGCTTAGTCATCCACGTCATATTTTAGCATGGGGCATTTACTTTCACGTGGCGTCTTCCCAGACCATTTGCCTTCTTTTGTTTCAAGCCGGTTCTCGACGTACCTTTATTTGAATTGggcttttatttt
It encodes the following:
- the LOC125609503 gene encoding 4-substituted benzoates-glutamate ligase GH3.12-like, coding for MSSIVELSSLEELTLNAEQIQDDLLEKILRLNSNTEYLRRFLHGSNDKELFKKNVPLANYEDVKPYIERVANGEPSDLISGGPVTRFFRSSGTSGGKQKIFPVNDEAIEQLGYVLALRSLVMSKHFSDNGVEQGKTMEFHYTKPESTTPSGLPVAAAFTSFFKSDYFKNRPSKSQYTSPHQVILCPDNKQSLYCHLLCGLSQRDEVVRFGATFAHALVRAIDFLESNWKELCGNIRLGHVSEWITDLGCRSSVSAIIGGPNPELADLIEQECSHKSWEGIVTRLWPKAKRIECVLTGQMAQYIPILDFYCNKLPLVSTVYGSSESIFGFNVDPLCKPQDVSYTFVPNTSYFEFLPVDHEGDMTSIVDLVNVKLGCYYEPVVTSCFGLNRYLIGDILEVTGFYNNTPQFRFVRRKNMVLSVETETTTEDDILKALARATFVLESSNLMLMDFTSSADISTFPGHYVFYWELKGKEVNDVLVLDEKTLMGCCYVLEESFGSTYRLKRRTGLIGALEIRVVEQGTFNSLTDYFISRGSSRAQYKTPLCINSSEASAVLENKVLARFHSEKSPPLDL